AGCGTCACGACGACGCCGACCGACTCTTCGTCGCCGGCGGCGCGACCGTCTACGAGCAGTTCCTCCCCGCGCTGGATAGGTTGGTCGTGACCGAGATTCACGACGACCCCGACGGCGACACGCGGTTCCCCGACTGGGATCGAGACGCGTTCGAGACCGTCTCTCGAGACGAACGCGACGGATTCGGGTTTCTCGAGTACGCCCGTCGCGAGTGAGACGGCATCGAATTGGACGGCTCTTTGAAATTTACAGGGAGACCAGGGCGACTGCCTTGGGGTCGTACGGAAATCGAAGATTCCCGTGACTGAGCGAATCAGAGATTCGCGATGTCCGCGAAGCCTACAGCTTCGCTTGATGACGAGACGCTCTACGTCTCGAATCATTTGCCCCGGAGGTACTTTACGATCGAGGATTGCTTTTCGAAGCCGTGCTGAATATAGAGGATGAGTCAGCACACGCTGAATTCACTGTCTGTATCGTGTTACAAACGACGTGGCCGACTCAGAAAATGTGTTCAGCAGCGAGGTCAAGCGGTGTCGGTCGCGGAGCTTGGATTATCCACCACTGGTCAGATAAAGATAAGTCGCACAGACAGCAAGCACTGCTTCAGCAGCTTTTGTGATCACCGCGAATGGGTTGAGGTTTCCTTGCATGTAGAAGGCTTCTACTCCCCATCCTTGTACCGGAAAGAGTGCCAGAATCGTTACGATCGCGTATAGTGCCGCGACGAGGAACAACCACCGTCGCCAAAACCGGGTTACATAAAGAATAGCTCCTCCGATAAACCCGAGGCCGTTGAGGATAAAGAGAACGGCGAGTAGCAGGCTCATTTCGATCGCGTTCGTCGATGCCACCAAATGTAGTATACCCGTTATGAGTGCCATGAAAATGGCGAGATACCCGATCGGGTTGGACGGGCGGTTGAAAACCGATTCTGGATTCGCCGTATGGCTTGTTCCCATATTCACAATACTGTACACACATTGATGTAAAAACTGCTGGTTCAATCATCGAACCACGAAAGTGGTGACTCATTTTGAACGAGAAGTGTACGTATACGGACGGAAAACGCTAAATATCCGTTTCAAAATCACGCTCATAACAAGTTATGAAAATATCCCCGTGTTGCATTCCAGAACCACTCGTACATCGCTATTCAGCCTCCATGTATGACTGCTGACTACGCGCCGTGCATTCAGCACGCTTCATATATCAACTACCAGAAGTTTCAACAGAACCAATTAGACGGGATCGCCCTTTTCAGGACAGCTCCTCCCGATTGCGCATCGGCAGCTCCATATCATAATAGAATATTAAGAATACAACCACACACCAATACCGTCAAATACGGGGGTATTAGTATGTGTTACAGCGGATTCTCGGGAGATTCAAAACCCCCCGGTGCGAAGTCCCCCTATGGCAATTGATGAGTTCTCGGACGCGATCCGGGAGTTTGAACACGACGGCGAGACGTACAAGATGGCAGATCTCACAGTACTCGAGGAGCAGGGGCTCTGTGACCTCGAGAAACTGCCGGTGAGTATCCGCGTGCTGCTCGAGGCGGTCCTCCGAAATGCGGACGGCGACATGATCTCGGCACAGGACGTCGAAAACGCGGCCTCCTGGCAGCCCGAGGTTCCGGACGTCGAGGTTCCTTTCCAGCCGTCCCGCGTGGTTCTTCAGGACCTGACCGGCGTTCCGGCGGTCGTCGACCTCGCGGCGCTCCGATCGGCCGCGGACCGCGCGGACAAGGACCCCTCGATCGTCGAACCCGAAGTGCCCTGTGACCTCGTGATCGACCACAGCGTACAGGTCGACTACTTCGGCAGCGAGGACGCCTACGAACAGAACGTCGAACTCGAGTACGAGCGAAACGAAGAGCGATATCGTGCGATCAAGTGGGCCGAACAGGCCTTCGAGGACTTCAACGTCGTCCCGCCGGGGACGGGGATCGTTCACCAGGTCAACTTGGAGCACCTCGGCGAGGTCGTCCACGCGCGCGAAGAGGACGGCGAGCAGTGGCTCCTGCCCGACACCCTCGTCGGCACGGACAGCCACACGCCGATGATCAACGGCATCGGCGTCGTCGGCTGGGGCGTCGGCGGGATCGAGGCCGAAGCAGCCCTTCTGGGCCAGCCGATCACCATGACCCTCCCCGAGGTCGTCGGAGTCGAACTCACGGGTGAACTCCCCGAGGGCGCAACCGCGACGGACCTCGTGCTCCACATCACGGAGAAGCTCCGCCAAGTCGGCGTCGTCGACAAGTTCGTCGAATTCTACGGCGACGGCGTCTCTCAGCTCTCGGTCGCCGACCGCGCGACCATCTCGAACATGTCGCCCGAGCACGGCTGTACAATCTCTATGTTCCCCGTCGACGAGAAGACGCTCGACTACCTCGAGCTGACCGGTCGCGACGAGGACCACATCGAACTCGTCCGCGAGTATTTGGAAGCACAGGGCCTGTTCGGCGACCACGATCCGGAGTTTACCGAGACGGTCGAGTTCGACCTCGGCTCCGTCGAGCCCAGCCTCGCGGGCCACAAGAAGCCCCACGCTCGCATCCCGATGGGCGACTTAGACGAGCACTTCCCGACGCTGCTCGAAGAGCAGGGCGTCATTCCCTCGGGTGCCGCAGAGAGCGACGGCGGACTCGTCGCGAAAGAACAGCCCGGACTCGACGAGAAGATCCCCGTCACGCTCGAGGACGGCACCGAGGTCGAGATCGGCCACGGCTCCGTCCTCGTCAGCGCGATCACGAGCTGTACGAACACCTCGAACCCGTCCGTAATGGTCGCGGCCGGCCTGCTCGCACGCAACGCACTCGAACAGGGCCTCGACGTCCCCGACTACGTCAAGACCAGTCTCGCACCCGGCAGCAAGGTCGTCACGGAGTACCTCAAACAGGCCGACCTGCTCGAGGACCTCGAGGGCTTGGGCTACCACGTCGTCGGCTACGGCTGTACGACCTGTATCGGTAATGCTGGCCCGCTGGCGGAGCCGATCGAGGCCGCCATCGACGAACACGACCTCTGGACGACCAGCGTCCTCTCGGGTAACCGGAACTTCGAGGCCCGAATCCACCCGAAAATCCGCGCGAACTACCTCGCCAGCCCGCCGCTGGTCGTCGCCTACGGCCTCGCGGGCAAGATGGACATCGACCTCGAGACCGAGCCGATCGGCACGAACGACGACGGCGAGGAAATCTTCCTCGAAGATATCTGGCCGGATCCGGAAGAGGTTCGCCAAACGATCCACGAGAGCGTCTCCGCCGAACTGTTCAAAGACAAGTACGCGAGCGTCTTCGAAGGCGACGACCGCTGGGAAGCGCTCGACGCACCCACCGGCGACGTCTACGAGTGGGATTCGGAGTCGACCTACATCCGCGAGCCGCCGTTCTTCCAGGACTTCCCGCTCGAGGAACCCGGCGTCGAAGACATCGCGGACGCGCGCTGTTTACTCACGCTCGGTGACACGGTCACGACCGACCACATCAGTCCGGCCGGACCGTTCAGCGAGGATCTGCCCGCCGGCCAGTGGCTCTCCGAGCGCGGCGTCGAACCGTACGAGTTCAACACCTACGGCTCCCGCCGCGGGAACCACGAGGTCATGATGCGTGGCACCTTCGCGAACGTCCGCATCGAGAACCAGTTGTTAGACGGGAAGGAGGGTGGCTACACGATTCACCACCCGACCGAAGAAGAGACCACCGTCTTCGAAGCCTCCGAGCGCTACCGCGACGAGGACACGCCGCTCATCGTCATGGCCGGCGAAGAGCTCGGGACCGGCTCGAGTCGCGACTGGGCAGCCAAAGGGACCGACCTGCTCGGCATCCGCGCGACCATCGGTCAGAGCTACGAGCGGATCTACCGTGACAACCTCCTCGGCATGGGCGTCCTGCCGCTGCAGTTCGAGGACGGTGAGGGCTGGGAGGAACTCGGCCTCGACGGCTCGGAGTACTTCGACATCAAGGGACTCGACGACGGCCTCGAGCCGAACGCCGAACTCACCGTCGTCGCCGAGGACGACGACGGCGAGACGACCGAGTTCGACGTGACCGCACAGGTCGGCACCCCCGCCGCAGTCAAGTACGTCGAAAACGGCGGCGTACTTCACCTCGTGCTCCGCCGCATGCTGACGGAGTAAAGGACTCGAGTCTCGGCCTTTCGCGTTCATTTTTCCGCCGATCGATCATCGCGGTATCTTACCGGTCCGTTTCCTGATTTATTCCTAAATAATGAGTGTAGTATATATCCGCTGGAAGCGTTCATACTACCTGAGGAATAATGTCAACAGAAACTACTGAGGAGTCGTACGCCGAGTTCCCGCTCGATGTCGACTGGCAACTGATCGGGATCACCGGCGGTATCGTGGCAGTACTCGGCGTACTCGCAATCGCGTTCCCCCTCGCGACAGGGCTCTCCGTAACCTACGCGCTGAGTGCCCTCCTCATCGTGAGTGGACTCGTTCACGGGGCGGCCGCGTTCTCGAACCGCGGCTGGAGCGGCACGGTCTGGCAACTCGTGCTCGCCGCCGTCGCCGTCCTCGCGGGTATCGTCCTCCTCGCGAATCCGGTCCTCGGACTCGCGTCGCTTACCGTCCTCGTCATCGGCTACTTGCTCGTCGACGGACTGGTGGAACTCGCCGCGAGCATCCGGATGAGCGGGCAGGAGGGGAGAGGCTACATCGCAGCTAGCGGGGTCCTCTCGCTCGTCCTCGCCGGATTCCTCTGGGCCGGATTCCCCGCTGACTCGGCCTGGGTCGTCGGGCTGCTCGTCGGCGTGAGTCTGCTCATGACCGGGTTCTCGATGGTCCTCGTCTCCATGTCCGGTCGCCGGATCGAGAAAGACCTCGATGCGGGCGTGGTCGGATCGCGAAAGGCTTGAATCGCCATTTTTTCGTCGAACCGATTTCGACGTGCCGTCTCGGTTGCTCGTCAGCCAGATTGTTGTCGGCGGGGCGATCGAGCCAAAAATTGATGTCCGGCTCCGTGACGGGTTCGCGTACCCCGCGTTTTTACAATCGCCGTTCGTAGAAGACCCTATGACCAACCCGACCCAGCGCAATCGGCTCGATGAAGAGGAGAGCCCCTATCTGCGCCAGCACGCGGACAACCCCGTCAACTGGCAGCCGTGGGACGACCAGGCCCTCGAGGAAGCCAGAGAACGCGACGTGCCGATCTTCCTCTCGATCGGCTACTCGGCGTGTCACTGGTGTCACGTCATGGAAGACGAGAGCTTCGCGGACGAGGAGGTCGCCGACCTGCTCAACGAGAACTTCGTCCCGATCAAGGTCGATCGCGAGGAGCGCCCGGACGTCGACAGCATCTACATGACCGTCGCCCAGCTCGTCACCGGTCGGGGCGGCTGGCCCCTCTCCGCGTGGCTCACGCCCCAGGGAAAGCCGTTCTACGTCGGGACCTACTTCCCGAAGGAGGCCAAGCGAGGCCAGCCCGGCTTCCTCGACGTCCTCGAGCAACTCGCGAACTCCTGGGAGCAGGACCGAGACGAGGTCGAGAACCGCGCCCAGCAGTGGACCGACGCGGCGAAAGACCGACTCGAGGAGACGCCCGACTCCGTGGCCCAGGCGGAGCCGCCCTCGAGCGAGGTGCTCACTACGGCGGCCGACGCCGCGCTCCGGAGTGCGGACCGCCAGCACGGCGGTTTCGGCTCCGGCGGGCCGAAATTCCCTCAGCCCTCGAGACTCCACGTCCTCGCCCGCGCGTACGACCGGACGGGTCGCGAACAGTTTCGCGAGGTACTCGAGGAGTCCTTAGACGCGATGGCCGCGGGCGGGCTATACGACCACGTCGGCGGTGGCTTTCACCGCTACTGCGTCGACGCCGACTGGACGGTCCCGCACTTCGAGAAGATGCTGTACGACAACGCGGAGATTCCGCGCGCGTTCCTTGCGGGCTATCAGCTGACGGGCGACGACAGGTACGCCGAGGTGACGGCGGAAACCCTCGAGTTCGTCGATCGAGAGCTGACCCACGAGGAGGGCGGCTTCTTCAGTACGCTCGACGCCCAGAGCAAGACGGAAGACGGCGAGAAAGAGGAGGGCGTCTTCTACGTGTGGACACCGGACGAAATAAGCGAGGTGCTCGAGGAAGAGACGGACGCGGAACTGTTCTGCGCCCGCTACGACATTACCGAGTCGGGCAACTTCGAGGGGACGAACCAGCCCAACCGCGTCCGTTCGATTCCGGATCTCGCCGACGAGTTCGACCTCGCGGAAGACGATACCGAACAGCGACTCGAGTCCGCCCGCAAAGCACTGTTCGAAGCCCGCGAACGACGCCCGCGCCCCAACCGCGACGAGAAGGTACTCGCGAGCTGGAACGGCCTGCTGATTAACACCTGCGCCGAAGCGGCGCTCGTCCTGGGCGAGGACGAGTACGCCGAGATGGGCGTTGACGCCCTCGATTTCGTCCGAGAACGGCTCTGGGATGCGGACGAGGGGCGTCTCGCACGGCGCTACAAGGACGGGGATGTCAAGGTCGACGGCTACCTCGAGGACTACGCCTTCCTCGCTCGCGGTGCCCTCCGGTGTTACGAGGCGACCGGAGACGTGGATCACCTCGCGTTCGCGCTCGACCTCGCGCGAACCATCGAGGCCGAGTTCTGGGACGAGGAACGCGGAACGCTCTACTTTACCCCCGAGAGCGGCGAGTCGCTCGTCACCCGACCCCAGGAACTCGACGACCAGTCGACGCCGTCCGCGACCGGCGTCGCGCTCGAAACCCTGCTCGCACTCGACGGTTTTGCCGCCGACGAAAACTTCGAGAAGATCGCGTCGACCGTCCTCGAGACCCACGCAAACCGGATCGAGGCGAACTCGCTCCAGCACGCCTCGCTCTGTCTCGCCGCGGATCGACTCGAGGCGGGCGCACTCGAGATCACCATCGCCGCGGACGAACTCCCCGCGGCGTGGCGCGACCGCTTTGCGGCGGAGTACCGTCCCGATCGGCTGTTCGCCCTTCGACCGCCGACCGCGGAAGGGCTGGAGTCCTGGCTCGAGCAATTAGGACTCGAAGAGGCCCCCGCGATCTGGGCCGGTCGCGAGGCCCGCGACGGCGAGCCAACGCTGTACGTCTGCCGAGATCGGACGTGTTCGCCGCCGACGCACGATATCGAGGACGCGCTCGAGTGGTTGGGCGACAACGCTAACGCTGTCGAATCGGATAGCACATCGCTCGACGAGCCGGAGAGTCCGTTCTAACGTCGATCGCTGCTGTCACTCGCGAGCATGTGAAAAAACGGTACCGAAACGGCGGTCTCGAGTCGAGTCTAGAGCTCTTTCTCAAGTTGCTCGGCTAACCAGATCGCCGGCGGGAGATCCTCCGACTCGACAAATCGCGTCACTGCTTCTCCGTCGTCGGTCTCGACGACGACGGTCGGGATGTACTCGATGTCGTATTCGGAGACGCCGGGGCCCTGTTTGTCCTTGTCGAGCGCAAACTCCTCGATTCGGTCGTCTGGGACGCCGGCAGCCTCGAGTGCGGCCCCCAGATCCGGAAGCAGTTTCCGGCAGTCCTTACACCAGTCGCCGCCCCATACCTTGTATACCAGTTCGTCGTTGTGCGCTGTGAGCGTGTCGACAGCCTCCTGGTAGGAGGCTTCGTCCCACGTCGGATTCGGCTGCATGGTCTCGAGACTCATAGCCGGAGGTAGTGAGTCCGGGGGCTTAACGACGGTGTTTGTGGCAGGCCGTTCGCTCGGGACGACGGCGTTCGTCCGATATCTCGTACGGAAGAGACGGGTCGAGGACCCGACCGACAGTCCGAAGCAATTTTCACACTAACCACAAACATTATCACTATGGTATTCGACTCGACCGCTCACTCGGATCACGAGCAGGTATCGTACTTTACGGACCCCGAAACCGGGCTACAGGCGATCGTTGCGATCCACGACACGACGCTCGGACCGAGCCTCGGCGGGACGCGAATGCTCGATTACGCCTCCGAAGATGCCGCCCTCGAGGACGTGTTGCGACTCTCCCACGCGATGACGTACAAAGCGGCCGCGGCCGACCTCCCGCTGGGCGGCGGAAAAGCGGTTATCCTCGGCGATCCCGACGATCTCTCGAGCGAGGCCCTGTTCGAGGCCTACGGCCGGGCCGTCGACTGTCTCGCGGGCCGCTACATCACGTCGGTCGACGTCAACTCCGGCGTCGAGGATATGGACGTGGTCGCTCGAGAGACCGACCACGTCGTCGGAACGAGCGATGGGTTGGGCGATCCGTCGCCGATCACGGCTCACGGCGTCTTTCACGGAATCAGAGCCTGCGCGGAGTCCGTCTACGGAACGCGGTCGATGGACGGCCGCGATGTCGTGATCCAGGGGCTCGGTAAAGTCGGCCGATCGCTCGCCGAGGAACTGCTCGCCGACGGAGCCTCGGTAACGGTTACCGACGTCGACACCGAGGCCGTCGATGCATTCGCCGAGGAGTACGACGTCGAAACTATCGATCCAGAAGCGGTCTACAGCCAGTCTTGCGATGTCTTTGCACCCTGTGCCGTCGGCGGTGTTGTCAACGACGAGACGATCCCGCAACTCGACTGTGACATCGTCGCAGGCGGGGCGAACAACATCCTCGCCGAACGACGACACGCGGCCGTGCTTCGGGAGCAGGACATTCTGTACGCCCCGGACTACGTGATCAACGGTGCCGGGCTGATCACGGTCGCCAAGGAGTATCTTGGCGGGACCCGCGAGGAAGCCTACGAGGAGGCGGCCGCACTCGGTGACCGGCTGCTCGAGATGATCGAACTCGCCGACGAGCGGGACACGACGGTGCTCGACGCGGCCGACGCGTACGCCGAAAACCGCATCGAGGGCGGCGAACGGATGCCGACGATTCCGACGTAACTCGACTTCATTTTCGCGATCGCGTTTCGAGACCGTGCCGATCCCGATATCCGATACACCGGCACGTCCTGCCAGTGTCCAGCATCGGTTTATGGCTCGACTCCCTAGGTGTTGGCAATGAAAGGGAGTATCCTGGACACGATCGGCTCGCCGCTCGTCCAGGTCGACTCGCCGGAAGGCGTGACCGTCGCCGCGAAGGTCGAATCCTTCAATCCCGGCGGCTCGGCCAAAGATCGGCCGGCCCTCCAGATGATCCGGGCGGCCGAACGCGACGGCACGATCGAACCCGGCGACCGGCTCGTCGAACCGACCAGCGGAAACACTGGAATCGGTCTCGCGCTGGTCTGTGCGGCCCGAGACTACGATCTGACGATCGTGATGCCGTCGGACAAATCCGCGGAACGTCGCCGAATCATGGCAGCCTACGGCGCCGACCTCGAGTTAGTCGACGGCAACATGGAAACGGCCCGCGCTCGAGCCGACGAACTCGAGGCGGAGGGTGCGATCCAGCTAGGCCAGTTCGAGAACCCGGCAAATCCCGAGGCTCATTACCAGACGACCGGGAACGAGATCGTCGAACAGGTCGGCGACCGCGAGATCGACGCCTTCGTCGCCGGCGTCGGCACCGGCGGCACGATTTCGGGCACCGGCCGCCGACTCCGCGAGGAGTTCCCGGAGATGGATATCGTCGCCGTCGAACCGGCCACGAACGCCGTCCTCTCGACGGGCGAGGCCGGCGACGACGACTTCCAGGGGATGGGACCTGGCTTCGTCAGCGACAACCTCGATCTCGACCTGATCGATCGCGTCGAGACCGTCGAACTCGAGGAGGCCGAAGCCGAGTGTCGTCGCCTCGCACGCGAGGAAGGCGTCCTCGTCGGCCAATCCAGCGGCGCGACGAGTCTGATCTCACAACAGATCGCTCGCGAAATCGCCGAGCCTACCCTCGACTGTCCCGAGGTGCCGGGCGCGTTCGACGAACCGGCCGCGACGCCGGAGCCGGACGGTGGCGAACAACTCGACGACTGCCCGCTCGTCGTGACTGTCTTCTGGGACAGCGGCGAGCGATACCTCTCGACGGGGCTGTTCGACTGAAAACGCCTCGAGCGGGGCGAACACCCCCGACTGGTTGCACGATGAAATGGGGTGCCCCAAACACCAAAACCGCTCTTTCACCTTGGCCAACGTACTTTACCCGTCTCCGTCTACGTCATCAGTGATGACGGAGTCCTCCAGACGAACGCTACTGTGTGCTAGTGCCGGCCTGCTCACCCTCTCAGCCGGCTGTCTCGACGAATTCGGCGGCGCGACGAGCGACGACAGCCCGGCGGACGACGATTCCGATGGGAACGGTCCGGGGTCCAGTGGTAATGAGACCGACTCCACTGCTACCGGGGATCTCGAGAGCACGGACAACGTGTCCTTCGACCACACGGACGTGCCGATGGAGCCCGAAGCGACGCTCGTCACCAGCGCGGACCGCGCCGACAGATGGCTCGACGACCACGAGTTCGCCGACGACGTGATTCCCGAGTTCGTCGAGGAAACGTTGTTCGAGGAGTCGGTGCTGATCGCCCTCGAGAGCGACGCGCCGACCCTCTGTTATGAGATGGTACTCGAGGAGGTAACGCTCGAGGAGACCGACGAATCCGACGACGGCGACGCTCAACTCTCGCTCGACGCAGCGGTGATCGACGAATCCGACGACGATGAGGTGTGTGCACAGCAGATGATCGCCGTCGGTCAACTCGTCCGCGCGACGTTCGACGGCGAACCCGCGACCAGCGCGTCGGTGACGATCGACGATGCCGACGGTGAGACACACGAATTTACCATCGACGTCGAGAGCGATAGCGACGAGTCTTGATCGGACCGACTCCGTCTGGATGACAGCTCAAGGTGCGTGTTCGGCTTCGGTGAGTCGAACGACCAGCGTCTCCTCGACATCACGAAGGTCGTACTCCGGAAGTTCGCCGTCGGTTCGGCGGACGTACAGCGGTTCGACGAGACGCCACTGCGAGCCGACGAACCCTACAGTATCGCTCGACTCGGTTCCGTCGGCCGGACTCGAGTCGGACTCGCCGTCGGCATCCGGGTCACTCGTCTCAGCCGACTCGGCCGATGCCGTCGCCGCTCCGGCAGGGGTCCCACCGTCGCTCGCCGCGCTCGACTGTTCCGTGCCGTCCGGCTCCGGTCCGACTCGCTCGAGACCGTAGATCTTGCAGAACTCGGCCGTTTCGGCCGATTCGACGGCGCCGTTGCGGAGTTCCGTGGCGAGCGGCCGCGAGAGCCACTCGTCGTCGCTGACGCTGGGTTCCTGGACGAGCGCTTCGTCGACGAAGCGAGTGAGATACCAGTTCAGGTCGTTCAACAGCGAGATAGCAGCGCCGACGCTGACCGTCTGGAGGGCGATCGAGTTCTCGAAGGGGCGCTCGAGGTCGTACGTCGAGAGCGCCTCGCGGGACGTCTCCCGGGAGAGGAGTTCGTACTGGAGGTTACAGTCGGCCGTCCCGATGAGACAGACGCGCGTCACTGGTTTTCCTTCGGTGCGTCGGCGTAATGTGGGTTTCGCTCCCCGTCGGGAGGGAAGCGAACCGAAGTCGATCAGTCGTCGCTCGCGAACCTGTCGATGTGTTCGACATCGAGGTTGCTGACCGGTACGTCCTGCCCGATCGTGAACTCGGAGGTCGCGCCGCAGTCGTAACATTCGATGACGATCTCGGTTTCGTGAGCGAGAATCCCAGCGTCCGTGTCGCCGCTGCAGGCCGGACACGAAAGCCAGTCCTGAAATCGGTAATCGACTTCTGTCATGCGCTTCTATCGAGCGGGTAATCACTCGAAATCCGAGTAGTCCGCCGTTGACCGATCAATTCGTTTTTGTGGGGTGGGCTACTCAGTCGAAATCCGCGACAGACGATAACAATACTCGCCGAAGAATCTTTTCGTTGCCGCGGCGAATCCGATCGGAGAGCGCTTGACGGCTGATGTCGAGCTCCGCCCCCAGTTCGTCGAGATCGGCCTCGCTCGGCGTCTCGAAGTAGCCGTTTCGGAGCGCGAGGACGAGCGCCTCGCGCTGTTCTTCGGAGAGGCCAAAGCGGTGGCCGCGATCCGAGTCCTCGGTCAGCGTGTACGTTCGCTCGACGTGGACGGTGATCTCGTGGTCCGTCAGATAGTTGTAGAGCGTCGTGAGCTTCTCGTGGTCGTTGAACCGCAGGCGGAACATCCAGTTCCCGTTCGCGCGGCCCTCGAGGACGGTCGCCTCCGTGGCGGCGATGCCCGTCAGCAGGCCGTCGTCGTCGTGGTCCTCCCATTCGATGCGGTAGAGGCCGCTCTTGCCGATCCTGTCGACGGCTAACAGCTCCTTGACGTACTTGCTCCCCCGAACCGTCGACTCGAACGACGGCAGGTCGTTGCCGGTCGCCCAGACGAACGGCATGATCTCGTTCTCGGTCGGGACGATGCGCTCGAGTTCGAGGACGACGTTCGGCGTGCTCGACAGGGCCTGCCCGAGAACGAACTCCTCCGGTTCGATGGAAAACTCCAGAATAACGCTCATACCGACTCAACCCGCGCCACCATCGTAGCCGTTGCTATCGTGGCGATGCGTGAGACTACGGCTCGACCAGTTCGGCGTTTCGAGCGGCTTCTTCGGCCCGCTCGAGCAGGTCCTCGGGTTCCGCGTTCAGGAGCGGCTCCAGACGAGCGTTCGTCTCGACGCGATCCGGTGCGACACGATTACAGCCGGCGTTGATCGTCGAGTCGGTGTAGGTGCCGATCTCACGGGCCCTCGCAACGATGTCCTGCTTGTCCAACGTCAGCAGCGGGCGGTGGATCGGCAGGCGAGCGGCGCGACTCGTCACGCCGAGGTTCCGGACGGTCTGGCTGGACTTCTGTCCCACGGCTTCGCCGGTGACGATCCCGTTAGCGTTGACGCGCTCCGCCAGTGTCTCGGCGGCCCGGTAGAAAAAGCGACGCAGGGAGAGCATTCGCCCCTGCTCCATCTCGCTGACCAGCAGATCCACCGTCTCGCCCCCCGGAATCTTGTACACTTGCATGTCGAAATTGGGCGCGTACCGCGAGAGCTTCCGTACGGTTTCCATCGCACGCGCCTCGTGGTCGATACCGCCGTAGGCCCCGAGATCGACGTACGCCGGCACGATGGGACAGCCGCGTTTCATCATCTCGTAGGCCGCGACCGGCGAGTCGATGCCGCCGCTGACAAGCGCGATCACCGGCTCTTGAGCGCCGAGTGGCAATCCGCCAGGACCCGGAACGTGCTCGAGGTAGACGAACGCGAACTCCTCGCGTACCTCGACGCCGAAGGTGATGTCCGGATCGTCGAGGTCAACTTCGGGGTGGAACTCGTCTTCG
Above is a window of Natronorubrum tibetense GA33 DNA encoding:
- a CDS encoding HdeD family acid-resistance protein, yielding MSTETTEESYAEFPLDVDWQLIGITGGIVAVLGVLAIAFPLATGLSVTYALSALLIVSGLVHGAAAFSNRGWSGTVWQLVLAAVAVLAGIVLLANPVLGLASLTVLVIGYLLVDGLVELAASIRMSGQEGRGYIAASGVLSLVLAGFLWAGFPADSAWVVGLLVGVSLLMTGFSMVLVSMSGRRIEKDLDAGVVGSRKA
- the acnA gene encoding aconitate hydratase AcnA — encoded protein: MAIDEFSDAIREFEHDGETYKMADLTVLEEQGLCDLEKLPVSIRVLLEAVLRNADGDMISAQDVENAASWQPEVPDVEVPFQPSRVVLQDLTGVPAVVDLAALRSAADRADKDPSIVEPEVPCDLVIDHSVQVDYFGSEDAYEQNVELEYERNEERYRAIKWAEQAFEDFNVVPPGTGIVHQVNLEHLGEVVHAREEDGEQWLLPDTLVGTDSHTPMINGIGVVGWGVGGIEAEAALLGQPITMTLPEVVGVELTGELPEGATATDLVLHITEKLRQVGVVDKFVEFYGDGVSQLSVADRATISNMSPEHGCTISMFPVDEKTLDYLELTGRDEDHIELVREYLEAQGLFGDHDPEFTETVEFDLGSVEPSLAGHKKPHARIPMGDLDEHFPTLLEEQGVIPSGAAESDGGLVAKEQPGLDEKIPVTLEDGTEVEIGHGSVLVSAITSCTNTSNPSVMVAAGLLARNALEQGLDVPDYVKTSLAPGSKVVTEYLKQADLLEDLEGLGYHVVGYGCTTCIGNAGPLAEPIEAAIDEHDLWTTSVLSGNRNFEARIHPKIRANYLASPPLVVAYGLAGKMDIDLETEPIGTNDDGEEIFLEDIWPDPEEVRQTIHESVSAELFKDKYASVFEGDDRWEALDAPTGDVYEWDSESTYIREPPFFQDFPLEEPGVEDIADARCLLTLGDTVTTDHISPAGPFSEDLPAGQWLSERGVEPYEFNTYGSRRGNHEVMMRGTFANVRIENQLLDGKEGGYTIHHPTEEETTVFEASERYRDEDTPLIVMAGEELGTGSSRDWAAKGTDLLGIRATIGQSYERIYRDNLLGMGVLPLQFEDGEGWEELGLDGSEYFDIKGLDDGLEPNAELTVVAEDDDGETTEFDVTAQVGTPAAVKYVENGGVLHLVLRRMLTE
- a CDS encoding thioredoxin domain-containing protein; the protein is MTNPTQRNRLDEEESPYLRQHADNPVNWQPWDDQALEEARERDVPIFLSIGYSACHWCHVMEDESFADEEVADLLNENFVPIKVDREERPDVDSIYMTVAQLVTGRGGWPLSAWLTPQGKPFYVGTYFPKEAKRGQPGFLDVLEQLANSWEQDRDEVENRAQQWTDAAKDRLEETPDSVAQAEPPSSEVLTTAADAALRSADRQHGGFGSGGPKFPQPSRLHVLARAYDRTGREQFREVLEESLDAMAAGGLYDHVGGGFHRYCVDADWTVPHFEKMLYDNAEIPRAFLAGYQLTGDDRYAEVTAETLEFVDRELTHEEGGFFSTLDAQSKTEDGEKEEGVFYVWTPDEISEVLEEETDAELFCARYDITESGNFEGTNQPNRVRSIPDLADEFDLAEDDTEQRLESARKALFEARERRPRPNRDEKVLASWNGLLINTCAEAALVLGEDEYAEMGVDALDFVRERLWDADEGRLARRYKDGDVKVDGYLEDYAFLARGALRCYEATGDVDHLAFALDLARTIEAEFWDEERGTLYFTPESGESLVTRPQELDDQSTPSATGVALETLLALDGFAADENFEKIASTVLETHANRIEANSLQHASLCLAADRLEAGALEITIAADELPAAWRDRFAAEYRPDRLFALRPPTAEGLESWLEQLGLEEAPAIWAGREARDGEPTLYVCRDRTCSPPTHDIEDALEWLGDNANAVESDSTSLDEPESPF
- a CDS encoding Leu/Phe/Val dehydrogenase, giving the protein MVFDSTAHSDHEQVSYFTDPETGLQAIVAIHDTTLGPSLGGTRMLDYASEDAALEDVLRLSHAMTYKAAAADLPLGGGKAVILGDPDDLSSEALFEAYGRAVDCLAGRYITSVDVNSGVEDMDVVARETDHVVGTSDGLGDPSPITAHGVFHGIRACAESVYGTRSMDGRDVVIQGLGKVGRSLAEELLADGASVTVTDVDTEAVDAFAEEYDVETIDPEAVYSQSCDVFAPCAVGGVVNDETIPQLDCDIVAGGANNILAERRHAAVLREQDILYAPDYVINGAGLITVAKEYLGGTREEAYEEAAALGDRLLEMIELADERDTTVLDAADAYAENRIEGGERMPTIPT
- a CDS encoding TlpA family protein disulfide reductase translates to MSLETMQPNPTWDEASYQEAVDTLTAHNDELVYKVWGGDWCKDCRKLLPDLGAALEAAGVPDDRIEEFALDKDKQGPGVSEYDIEYIPTVVVETDDGEAVTRFVESEDLPPAIWLAEQLEKEL
- a CDS encoding DUF7475 family protein; this translates as MGTSHTANPESVFNRPSNPIGYLAIFMALITGILHLVASTNAIEMSLLLAVLFILNGLGFIGGAILYVTRFWRRWLFLVAALYAIVTILALFPVQGWGVEAFYMQGNLNPFAVITKAAEAVLAVCATYLYLTSGG